The proteins below are encoded in one region of Thioalkalivibrio sp. K90mix:
- the mnmE gene encoding tRNA uridine-5-carboxymethylaminomethyl(34) synthesis GTPase MnmE, with product MTVADTIVAVATPPGVGGIGVVRLSGPQSLVIARRLTGRDRLRPRQAHYGRLTDPASGETIDDGLILYFPAPHSYTGEDVVELQGHGSPVLLEALVAAAVGLGARRARPGEFTEQAFLNGRLDLAQAEAVADLIHAQTTQAARLARSSLDGALAAELEPVSRAIRDMRVIIEAEIDFGETDLESEAAPDIARRTEVLHTTILALLERLRPARYFAQGLRLALVGAPNVGKSSLMNRLAESEVAIVTDRPGTTRDVLRSPIAIHGIPVELIDTAGLHASDDPVEKIGMQRAREAATGADLILDLRDLTRPEAVPELEAPPEIPRLTVWNKQDCVADSRSTEGIVISARTGAGIDELKQAIVERLGASEGGQQRFSVRARHLDGLRLAALHLGRIEASAAPDLIAEELRLAEAALDALLGRQDHEALLGEIFAGFCIGK from the coding sequence GTGACCGTGGCGGATACCATCGTCGCGGTCGCCACCCCGCCGGGGGTCGGCGGCATTGGCGTGGTCCGTCTGTCGGGCCCCCAGTCGCTGGTGATCGCCCGGCGCCTGACCGGGCGCGACCGCCTGCGACCACGCCAAGCTCATTACGGCCGCCTCACTGATCCGGCCAGCGGCGAGACCATCGACGATGGCCTGATCCTCTATTTCCCCGCGCCCCATTCGTATACCGGTGAAGACGTGGTCGAACTGCAAGGCCACGGCAGCCCGGTGCTCCTGGAGGCACTCGTCGCGGCGGCGGTCGGCCTCGGTGCGCGCCGCGCGCGGCCGGGCGAATTCACCGAACAGGCCTTTCTGAACGGCCGCCTCGACCTCGCGCAGGCCGAGGCCGTCGCCGACCTGATCCATGCCCAGACGACCCAGGCCGCGCGCCTGGCCCGCTCCAGCCTCGACGGGGCACTGGCCGCCGAGCTGGAGCCGGTCTCCCGGGCCATCCGCGACATGCGTGTGATCATCGAGGCCGAGATCGACTTCGGCGAGACTGACCTCGAATCCGAGGCCGCCCCGGACATCGCCCGGCGGACGGAGGTCCTGCACACGACCATCCTCGCGCTCCTCGAGCGCCTGCGCCCGGCCCGCTATTTCGCCCAGGGCCTGCGTCTGGCCCTGGTCGGTGCCCCCAATGTCGGCAAGTCCAGCCTGATGAATCGACTGGCCGAGAGCGAGGTGGCGATCGTCACCGACCGCCCCGGGACCACCCGGGACGTACTGCGCTCGCCGATCGCCATCCACGGGATCCCGGTGGAACTGATCGACACCGCCGGGCTGCACGCCAGCGACGACCCTGTGGAAAAGATCGGGATGCAGCGCGCCCGCGAGGCTGCGACCGGGGCCGACCTGATCCTGGACCTTCGGGATCTGACCCGGCCGGAGGCCGTCCCCGAGCTGGAGGCCCCGCCCGAGATCCCGCGGCTCACGGTCTGGAACAAGCAGGATTGCGTCGCGGATTCCCGATCTACAGAGGGGATCGTCATCTCGGCGCGCACCGGTGCGGGCATTGATGAACTCAAGCAGGCCATCGTCGAGCGGCTGGGTGCCAGCGAGGGCGGGCAGCAGCGCTTCAGCGTGCGTGCGCGCCACCTCGATGGCCTGCGCCTGGCGGCGCTGCATCTGGGCCGCATTGAGGCCAGCGCCGCGCCCGACCTGATCGCCGAGGAGCTGCGCCTGGCCGAAGCGGCGCTGGACGCCCTGCTGGGTCGCCAGGACCACGAGGCCCTGCTCGGCGAGATCTTCGCCGGTTTCTGCATCGGCAAGTGA
- the yidC gene encoding membrane protein insertase YidC codes for MDNLRPLLWLSLAFVLFLMWQAWNQDYGTPAQPETAEQEAEDPDARPEDVPDAPQFEDEDDPRAAADVSEISPIQEPDRRQFTVRTDKHELLIDTRGGTILRADLLQYPRDLQDDPLVPVRLFDHRVRGYVAQSGLTHDRVNDRAMEGRAPSHHANFEVDGDHFEMAEGDDTLQVPMRWVSDDGEIEVIKTYTFTRGTHLIEVGYEVRNQGDSTWSGRQYRQLRHGPTPDRESWWLYTFTGAAYFDGSYQRERFESLADDPIQQRLHGGWVAMIQHYFVSAWVPGDDEVNALYARSVPGEVGEEYLIGLHSAEPLTVRPGESGQLQTRLWVGPKLQDELSQIAQGLELTVDYGMFTFLAKPLFWLLDLIHSVVGNWGWSIVLLTILIKLAFFKLSATSYRSMARMRKVAPKLQALKERYKDDKQRMNQALMELYKKEKINPLGGCLPILVQIPVFIALYWVLLESVELRQAPWWLWIQDLSSRDPYFILPILMGVSMFVQYKLNPPPMDPVQQKIFMALPFVFTIFFAFFPAGLVLYWFTNNLFSIAQQWYITRKIEGGEDPDKQKS; via the coding sequence ATGGATAACTTGCGTCCCCTTTTGTGGCTCAGCCTGGCCTTTGTCCTGTTCCTGATGTGGCAGGCCTGGAACCAGGACTACGGCACCCCTGCCCAGCCGGAAACGGCCGAGCAAGAGGCGGAGGATCCCGATGCCCGCCCGGAGGATGTCCCCGACGCGCCCCAGTTCGAGGACGAGGACGATCCACGTGCCGCCGCGGATGTGTCCGAGATCAGCCCGATCCAGGAGCCGGATCGTCGCCAGTTCACCGTCCGCACCGACAAGCACGAGCTGCTGATCGACACCCGTGGCGGCACCATCCTGCGCGCAGACCTGCTGCAGTATCCGCGCGATCTGCAGGATGACCCGCTGGTTCCGGTTCGCCTGTTTGACCACCGCGTGCGCGGCTACGTGGCTCAGAGTGGCCTGACGCACGACCGCGTCAACGACCGCGCGATGGAGGGGCGGGCCCCCTCGCACCACGCCAATTTCGAGGTTGACGGCGACCACTTCGAGATGGCCGAGGGCGACGATACCCTTCAGGTCCCGATGCGCTGGGTCTCGGACGATGGCGAGATCGAGGTCATCAAGACCTACACCTTTACCCGCGGGACTCATCTGATCGAGGTGGGTTACGAGGTCCGCAACCAGGGCGATTCCACCTGGAGTGGGCGCCAGTATCGACAGTTGCGCCACGGGCCGACCCCGGACCGCGAGTCCTGGTGGTTGTATACGTTCACGGGGGCCGCGTATTTCGACGGCAGTTACCAGCGGGAGCGTTTCGAGTCGCTCGCCGACGACCCCATCCAGCAACGCCTGCATGGCGGCTGGGTCGCGATGATCCAGCACTATTTCGTCTCTGCCTGGGTCCCGGGCGATGACGAGGTGAACGCGCTGTATGCCCGCTCCGTGCCTGGCGAGGTTGGCGAGGAATACCTGATCGGCCTGCACTCGGCCGAGCCCCTGACCGTGCGCCCGGGCGAGAGCGGGCAGCTGCAGACCCGACTGTGGGTTGGGCCGAAGCTCCAGGACGAGCTTTCCCAGATCGCCCAGGGCCTGGAACTGACCGTCGACTACGGGATGTTCACCTTCCTGGCCAAGCCGCTGTTCTGGCTGCTGGATCTGATCCACAGCGTCGTCGGCAACTGGGGCTGGTCGATCGTGCTGCTCACCATCCTGATCAAGCTCGCGTTCTTCAAGCTGTCCGCCACCAGCTATCGCTCGATGGCGCGCATGCGCAAGGTTGCGCCCAAGCTGCAGGCCCTGAAGGAACGCTACAAGGACGACAAGCAGCGCATGAACCAGGCGCTGATGGAGTTGTACAAGAAGGAGAAGATCAACCCGCTGGGTGGCTGTCTCCCGATCCTGGTGCAGATCCCGGTGTTCATCGCCCTGTACTGGGTGTTGCTGGAGAGCGTGGAACTGCGTCAGGCCCCGTGGTGGCTGTGGATCCAGGATCTGTCCTCGCGTGATCCGTACTTCATCCTGCCGATCCTGATGGGCGTGTCCATGTTCGTGCAGTACAAGCTGAACCCGCCGCCGATGGACCCGGTGCAGCAGAAGATCTTCATGGCGCTGCCATTCGTGTTCACGATCTTCTTCGCCTTCTTCCCGGCGGGCCTGGTGCTGTACTGGTTCACCAACAACCTGTTCTCCATCGCCCAGCAGTGGTACATCACGCGCAAGATCGAGGGCGGCGAGGACCCGGACAAGCAGAAGAGCTGA
- the yidD gene encoding membrane protein insertion efficiency factor YidD: MTLVRKIALLPVRAYQYGISPFMAPHCRHYPTCSAYTVEAVEKHGVTRGFWLGLRRILRCHPWSPGGYDPVPEPHLSAHSHRSRK, translated from the coding sequence ATGACCCTTGTACGCAAGATTGCCCTGTTGCCGGTTCGGGCCTATCAGTACGGCATCTCCCCGTTCATGGCGCCGCATTGCCGGCATTACCCGACGTGCTCGGCCTACACCGTCGAGGCGGTGGAAAAACACGGCGTCACACGCGGCTTCTGGCTCGGACTGCGGCGCATTCTGCGTTGCCACCCGTGGTCCCCCGGGGGCTATGACCCCGTGCCGGAACCCCATCTGTCCGCCCACTCGCATCGATCCCGGAAATAG